Proteins encoded together in one Bacteroides zoogleoformans window:
- a CDS encoding ArnT family glycosyltransferase has translation MKSFSLRNVALGLLLISIVTIIPFLGLSEYHTKGEPREAIVSLSMLESGNWISPRNNGGELAYKPPFFHWSVAALSLLNGGEVTEMTSRMPSAIALIAMAFFGFLFFAKRTGMGVALLAAFISLTNFELHRAGMNCRVDMVLTALTVGALYAFYRWYEKGMHGIPWLAVLLMSLGTLTKGPVGSLIPCLVMGVFLLLRNVSFLRAFLWMLACGTCSLLLPLGWYVAAYQQGGEEFLALVMEENFGRMTNTMSYESCVNPWYYNFITLVAGYVPWTLLLLFSLFTLSWRKCRVPLKPLRWWKWTVEKIRQMEPVDLFAATSIIIIFLFYCFPQSKRSVYLMPIYPFIAYFIARYIFLLAEKKKWVIKAYGGTLAVVALLLFVCFLVIKLGLIPDTIFHGRHADKNIQMLHALQAVGGLSWLLIAIPALLAVAWWIYCRHSVENKMLVLLVTLLMGIYLSLDGAYQPAVLNVKSVKGIAAEINQVAPKEEGVLYEFISEGVFAVGDPLHFFEVNFYLHNRIGNFYKERPADGFLLIRVDDVEKFFPQFEEEGYRFEKLYQSSKKVVGQIAEVYRFTKESASFPSSDRYIRNEE, from the coding sequence ATGAAGTCATTTTCATTGCGCAATGTAGCGTTAGGGCTCTTGTTAATTAGTATTGTAACCATCATCCCGTTTTTAGGACTGTCAGAGTACCACACGAAGGGTGAACCTCGCGAGGCGATTGTTTCTCTTTCCATGCTGGAAAGCGGAAATTGGATATCACCCCGAAACAATGGTGGTGAACTGGCTTATAAACCTCCTTTCTTTCATTGGTCGGTGGCCGCCCTCTCTCTACTGAATGGAGGCGAAGTTACCGAAATGACCTCTCGTATGCCCTCTGCCATTGCACTGATAGCCATGGCCTTCTTCGGTTTTTTGTTTTTTGCCAAAAGAACAGGCATGGGAGTAGCATTATTGGCTGCTTTTATTTCTTTGACAAACTTCGAACTTCATAGGGCGGGGATGAACTGTCGGGTGGATATGGTTCTTACAGCATTGACTGTTGGGGCCTTATATGCGTTCTACCGATGGTATGAGAAAGGAATGCATGGAATTCCTTGGCTGGCTGTCTTGTTGATGAGCTTGGGCACGCTGACCAAGGGACCGGTAGGCAGCTTGATTCCCTGTTTGGTCATGGGTGTGTTCTTGTTGCTTCGTAATGTTTCTTTTTTACGTGCTTTCTTATGGATGTTGGCTTGTGGAACCTGCTCTCTCTTATTGCCTTTAGGCTGGTATGTAGCCGCTTACCAACAAGGTGGAGAAGAGTTTCTGGCATTGGTGATGGAAGAAAACTTCGGGCGCATGACTAATACGATGAGTTATGAATCGTGTGTTAATCCTTGGTACTATAATTTTATCACCCTTGTGGCGGGTTATGTGCCCTGGACACTGTTGCTCTTATTTTCACTTTTCACGTTGTCGTGGCGTAAATGCCGTGTGCCGCTGAAACCTCTTCGGTGGTGGAAGTGGACGGTGGAGAAAATACGACAGATGGAACCGGTAGATTTGTTTGCCGCCACTTCTATTATCATCATATTCCTGTTCTATTGCTTCCCTCAGAGTAAGCGCAGTGTATATCTGATGCCTATCTATCCGTTCATCGCTTATTTTATTGCCCGTTATATATTCTTGTTGGCAGAGAAGAAAAAGTGGGTGATCAAGGCTTACGGGGGAACATTGGCTGTAGTCGCCCTTTTGTTGTTCGTTTGTTTCTTGGTCATTAAGCTGGGACTGATTCCCGATACCATATTTCATGGCAGGCATGCGGACAAGAACATTCAGATGCTTCATGCTTTGCAAGCCGTTGGCGGACTGTCCTGGCTATTGATTGCCATTCCTGCATTGTTGGCTGTTGCTTGGTGGATATATTGCAGACACTCTGTAGAAAATAAAATGTTGGTTCTCTTGGTGACATTACTTATGGGCATCTATCTTTCTTTGGATGGAGCTTATCAGCCTGCCGTGCTCAATGTGAAATCCGTTAAAGGCATTGCGGCCGAAATAAATCAAGTGGCACCCAAGGAAGAGGGAGTCCTGTATGAATTTATTTCCGAAGGAGTTTTTGCGGTAGGCGATCCTCTACATTTTTTTGAAGTGAATTTCTATCTTCATAATCGCATCGGCAACTTCTATAAGGAACGCCCTGCAGATGGCTTTCTACTGATAAGGGTGGACGATGTGGAGAAATTCTTCCCGCAATTTGAAGAAGAAGGATATCGTTTTGAAAAACTATATCAGTCTTCTAAAAAAGTAGTCGGCCAGATTGCGGAGGTCTACCGGTTTACGAAGGAATCTGCTTCTTTCCCTTCTTCCGATAGGTATATACGAAATGAAGAATAA
- a CDS encoding GtrA family protein: protein MNKLKAFRNSHPEWQEKFWQVIRFGIVGTISSAIHYGVYCLLLKIVNPNFAFTGGYIVGFICNYFLTTFFTFRSHPSSANAAGFSFSHIVNYLLEIGLLNLFLWIGAGKLLAPILVMIIVVPINFLILHFVYTYRKKGKKQIPS from the coding sequence ATGAATAAGCTCAAGGCATTCCGTAACAGTCACCCAGAATGGCAAGAGAAATTCTGGCAAGTTATTCGGTTTGGCATTGTAGGCACAATCTCATCGGCCATCCATTACGGGGTGTATTGTCTGCTTTTGAAAATTGTCAATCCAAACTTCGCCTTTACCGGAGGATATATCGTGGGCTTTATATGCAACTATTTCCTCACCACATTCTTTACATTCCGCTCTCATCCTTCATCGGCCAATGCTGCCGGCTTCAGCTTCAGCCACATCGTCAACTATTTATTAGAAATCGGTCTGTTGAATCTCTTTCTCTGGATAGGGGCAGGAAAACTGCTTGCCCCCATATTGGTAATGATAATCGTAGTACCTATCAATTTCCTTATTCTTCATTTCGTATATACCTATCGGAAGAAGGGAAAGAAGCAGATTCCTTCGTAA
- a CDS encoding glycosyltransferase family 2 protein encodes MIRLAIVCPCYNEEAVLHQSARLLTDLLNDLIAKQKITPDSFVLLVNDGSQDRTWPIIRELYRTNPYIKGVNLARNVGHQNAIMAGMMSAKAWSDAVITMDVDLQDDLNAIERMIDLHAEGFDIVYGIKVQRNADPMLKRFSAMAFYKLQKKMGVESYYNHADFRLLSKRALNLLAGYQERNLYLRGIIPLLGLPSTTVDDVIKERTAGVSKYTLSKMLSLALDGITSFSVKPIYCIVYSGGIFIFISILIGIYVLYSLMSGTAEHGWASLMLSIWFVGGAVLISIGSIGIYIGKIYKEVKQRPLYNIEEVLHEDKKDE; translated from the coding sequence ATGATTAGACTGGCCATTGTCTGCCCTTGTTACAACGAAGAGGCAGTACTTCATCAGTCAGCCCGATTACTGACTGATTTATTGAATGACTTGATTGCAAAACAAAAAATAACCCCGGACAGTTTCGTTCTTTTGGTAAATGACGGTAGCCAAGACCGCACTTGGCCAATTATCCGCGAACTGTACAGAACAAACCCTTATATCAAAGGGGTAAATCTTGCGCGCAATGTAGGGCATCAGAACGCCATCATGGCCGGAATGATGTCTGCTAAAGCATGGAGCGACGCAGTAATTACAATGGACGTCGATTTGCAAGACGACCTTAATGCCATAGAACGTATGATAGACTTACATGCCGAGGGTTTTGACATTGTATACGGCATAAAAGTGCAACGGAATGCCGACCCTATGCTGAAACGGTTTTCGGCTATGGCTTTCTATAAGCTCCAAAAGAAAATGGGTGTGGAAAGTTATTATAATCATGCCGACTTCCGTCTATTAAGCAAGCGCGCCCTCAATCTGCTGGCCGGTTATCAGGAAAGGAACTTATATTTACGGGGCATAATTCCTTTGCTGGGACTTCCATCGACTACTGTAGACGACGTAATCAAAGAACGCACTGCCGGTGTCTCCAAATATACCTTAAGCAAGATGTTGAGCCTGGCGCTAGACGGCATTACCTCATTCTCCGTGAAACCCATTTATTGCATTGTATATTCAGGAGGGATATTCATCTTTATCAGTATCCTTATAGGTATCTATGTACTCTACTCCCTGATGTCCGGAACCGCCGAACACGGATGGGCTTCGCTCATGCTATCCATCTGGTTCGTGGGAGGAGCTGTACTGATCTCCATCGGCAGCATAGGCATATATATCGGCAAAATTTACAAAGAAGTGAAACAACGCCCGCTCTACAACATTGAAGAGGTGCTGCATGAAGATAAAAAGGATGAATAA
- a CDS encoding polysaccharide deacetylase family protein: MILLSFDTEEFDVPREHGVNIPLEEAMRISVTGTCKILDILQNNGVKATFFCTTNFAENAPRVMQRIINEGHEVAAHGCDHWRPQESDVHISKATLEKLFSITVSGYRQPRMFPVSDEEIEKSGYIYNSSLNPAFIPGRYMHLTEPRTCFMKNNVLQIPASVTPLLRFPLFWLSCHNLPMNLYLWMTHRVLRHDGYFVTYFHPWEFFPLNEHPELKMPFIIKNRSGEEMERRLDFLIRNLKSKGYPFVTYNEFAAIKIAELKTNKND; the protein is encoded by the coding sequence ATGATTCTATTAAGTTTTGATACAGAAGAATTTGACGTTCCCCGCGAACATGGAGTAAATATCCCCTTGGAAGAAGCCATGAGAATTTCAGTGACCGGAACATGCAAAATTCTTGATATTTTGCAGAATAACGGCGTAAAAGCGACATTCTTTTGCACCACGAACTTCGCAGAGAATGCCCCACGAGTGATGCAACGCATCATCAATGAAGGGCATGAAGTTGCAGCACATGGGTGTGATCATTGGCGTCCACAAGAATCGGACGTACATATTTCCAAAGCAACTCTTGAAAAGCTTTTCTCCATCACCGTCAGCGGATACCGGCAGCCCCGTATGTTTCCCGTATCCGATGAAGAAATCGAGAAAAGCGGTTACATCTATAATTCATCTTTAAACCCGGCATTCATTCCCGGACGCTACATGCACCTTACCGAACCGCGTACCTGCTTCATGAAAAATAACGTATTGCAAATCCCTGCTTCGGTGACACCCTTGCTGCGATTTCCATTATTTTGGCTTTCATGCCACAATCTGCCAATGAATCTCTATTTATGGATGACACATAGGGTACTTCGTCACGACGGTTATTTCGTCACCTATTTCCACCCTTGGGAATTCTTTCCCTTGAACGAACATCCCGAGCTTAAAATGCCCTTTATCATAAAGAACCGTTCGGGTGAAGAAATGGAAAGACGGCTCGATTTCCTTATCCGCAACTTAAAGAGCAAAGGTTATCCGTTCGTGACTTATAACGAATTTGCCGCCATCAAAATAGCAGAACTTAAAACAAACAAGAATGATTAG
- a CDS encoding HD domain-containing protein gives MSPESLIDKYYPEESPLKHILLIHSRAVAHKALQIAECHPEFSLDKAFIYEAAMLHDIGIFLTDAAGIHCSGDKPYICHGYLGADLLRSEGYPRHALVCERHTGAGLSLAEIISQNLPVPHREMVPVSLEEQVICFADKFYSKTHLEKEKSIDKARKSLERYGEEGLRRFDHWCEEFL, from the coding sequence ATGTCTCCTGAGTCGTTGATTGACAAATATTATCCTGAAGAGAGTCCCCTGAAGCATATATTGCTGATTCATAGCCGTGCCGTTGCCCATAAAGCATTGCAGATTGCCGAATGCCATCCGGAATTTTCTTTGGACAAGGCATTTATATACGAGGCAGCTATGCTGCATGATATCGGTATTTTCCTTACAGATGCTGCCGGCATTCATTGTTCGGGCGATAAGCCATATATTTGTCATGGTTATTTAGGTGCCGATTTGCTGCGTAGTGAAGGCTATCCCCGGCATGCGCTGGTGTGTGAAAGGCATACCGGAGCGGGACTTTCGTTGGCGGAAATCATTTCTCAAAACCTGCCGGTACCGCATCGCGAAATGGTTCCCGTCAGCTTGGAAGAGCAGGTTATCTGTTTTGCCGATAAGTTTTATTCAAAAACTCATTTGGAGAAAGAAAAGAGCATAGATAAAGCCCGGAAAAGTTTGGAACGTTACGGCGAAGAGGGGTTAAGGCGCTTTGACCATTGGTGCGAAGAGTTCTTGTAG
- a CDS encoding putative LPS assembly protein LptD produces MTPLKANSSIAFILLFILLLLSDGALSQRRRERVASPGKQRTDSLHTGDSLQRDTVAAPPPNKTELDAPVTYEANDSIVFTQRGFAHLYGQGKVTYPGADLAADVISMDMDNSTVFARGVVDSLGAAKGRPVFKDGDTSYETDTIRYNFKSKRGIISNVVSQQGEGYVTGNNAKKGHNDELYMKNGRYTTCDHHDHPHFYMQMTYAKVRPKKNVVTGPAYLVVEDVPLPIAVPFFFFPFSSSYQSGFLMPTYMDDSNRGFGLTDGGYYFAINEQMDLKMRADIFTKGSWALNAESNYVKRYRYSGLFQASYQVTKTGDKGLRDYSVAKDFKVVWSHRQDPKASPNSNFSASVNFATSSYEKTNIGNLYNVQAMSQNTKTSSVSYSRNFPEQKLNISASGNIAQNMRDSSIAVTLPDLNISLSTIFPFKRKRAVGAERWYEKISIRYTGRMKNSIRTKDDRLFKSNLVRDWENGMQHDIPISATFTLFKYFNLTPTFNYTERWYTRKVKQDWDVSGQKVVNDTIYGFHRVYNYNTSLGINTKIYGMYKPLFFPKKEIQIRHVITPSVSISAAPDFTTSRYGYYDSYIQEGRNGERKEVRYSYYSGQPFGVPSGGKQGSVNFSISNNLEMKFKDKNDSISKVSLIDELGAGISYNMAAETRPWSDLNVNLRMKLGNYTFSMASTFATYAYEFNEKGDVVVGDRTEWSYGRFGRWSGYGTSFSYTLNNETFKKLFGKKGESEKKGKSEDNGDEGADAEDSGIGSIPKKTKEATADADGYQAFKMPWSISLSTGFNITEDRESPINRRNMRYPYKINLNALNINGNIKLSNKWAVNFNSGYDFNAKLITNTVFNITRDLHCFTMTASLAPFGMYRYYNFTIRATAQILQDLKWEQRSQTQTNVSWY; encoded by the coding sequence ATGACGCCATTGAAAGCAAATTCATCTATAGCATTTATATTATTGTTTATTTTGCTTCTTCTTTCTGATGGGGCTCTTTCCCAACGTCGTAGAGAGAGAGTGGCGTCTCCGGGTAAACAGCGGACAGACTCTTTGCATACCGGTGATTCTTTGCAAAGGGATACAGTGGCGGCTCCTCCTCCCAATAAGACCGAATTGGATGCTCCGGTGACTTATGAAGCCAACGATTCCATCGTTTTTACTCAAAGAGGTTTTGCTCATCTTTACGGGCAGGGCAAGGTGACTTATCCGGGGGCGGATTTGGCTGCCGATGTTATTTCCATGGACATGGATAATAGTACGGTTTTCGCACGTGGAGTGGTCGATTCTTTAGGCGCGGCAAAAGGACGTCCGGTCTTTAAAGATGGAGACACTTCTTACGAAACAGATACCATCCGCTATAATTTTAAGAGCAAGAGGGGGATTATCAGTAACGTGGTCAGCCAGCAAGGAGAAGGATACGTGACCGGTAATAATGCGAAGAAGGGGCATAATGACGAACTTTATATGAAAAACGGACGTTATACCACTTGCGACCATCATGATCACCCTCACTTTTACATGCAGATGACTTATGCTAAGGTGCGGCCTAAGAAAAACGTAGTGACAGGACCGGCTTATTTGGTTGTGGAAGATGTTCCGCTTCCTATTGCCGTGCCATTCTTCTTTTTCCCGTTCTCCAGCAGTTATCAGTCCGGCTTTCTGATGCCTACTTACATGGATGACTCCAACCGTGGTTTCGGTTTGACGGATGGAGGTTATTATTTTGCCATCAATGAACAGATGGATCTGAAAATGAGGGCAGATATTTTTACAAAAGGCTCGTGGGCATTGAATGCGGAATCAAACTACGTGAAACGTTATAGATATTCCGGGTTGTTTCAGGCAAGTTATCAGGTTACCAAGACCGGTGATAAAGGATTACGTGACTATTCGGTAGCCAAAGACTTTAAGGTGGTATGGTCTCATCGTCAAGACCCCAAAGCCAGTCCTAACTCAAATTTCTCGGCCAGTGTGAATTTTGCCACGAGCAGTTACGAGAAGACCAATATCGGTAATCTTTATAATGTGCAGGCAATGTCTCAGAATACGAAGACTTCAAGCGTCAGCTATTCGCGAAACTTTCCGGAACAGAAACTAAATATTTCTGCTTCGGGAAATATTGCCCAAAACATGAGAGATTCTTCTATTGCCGTGACTTTGCCCGATCTCAATATTTCACTCAGCACCATTTTCCCTTTCAAGCGGAAGCGTGCAGTGGGTGCTGAAAGGTGGTATGAGAAGATCTCAATACGCTATACCGGTAGAATGAAGAACAGCATTAGGACAAAGGATGACCGTTTGTTTAAATCAAATCTGGTGAGGGATTGGGAAAACGGCATGCAGCATGATATTCCCATCAGTGCAACGTTCACCTTGTTCAAATACTTCAACTTGACTCCCACGTTTAATTATACGGAACGTTGGTATACGAGAAAGGTTAAGCAGGATTGGGATGTCTCCGGCCAAAAAGTGGTGAACGATACTATATATGGTTTCCACCGTGTATATAATTATAATACCAGCTTAGGCATCAATACCAAGATTTATGGCATGTACAAACCGTTGTTCTTTCCTAAAAAAGAGATACAAATCCGTCATGTCATTACTCCTTCGGTGAGCATCAGTGCGGCGCCTGACTTCACGACATCCCGCTATGGCTATTATGACAGTTATATTCAGGAAGGAAGAAACGGAGAACGTAAAGAAGTGCGCTATTCTTATTATTCAGGACAACCATTCGGCGTGCCTAGCGGAGGAAAGCAGGGGAGTGTCAATTTCAGTATTTCCAATAATTTGGAGATGAAATTCAAAGACAAAAACGATTCTATCAGTAAAGTGAGTCTGATAGATGAATTAGGTGCCGGCATCAGTTATAACATGGCTGCGGAGACAAGACCTTGGAGCGATTTGAATGTGAACCTTCGTATGAAGTTGGGCAACTATACTTTCAGCATGGCTTCCACTTTTGCCACTTATGCCTATGAGTTTAATGAAAAAGGCGATGTGGTGGTGGGTGACCGTACGGAGTGGTCGTATGGGCGTTTCGGGCGTTGGTCCGGTTATGGCACCTCTTTTAGCTATACGCTGAATAATGAGACTTTTAAGAAGCTTTTCGGCAAAAAGGGTGAGAGTGAAAAGAAAGGAAAGTCCGAGGATAATGGAGATGAAGGGGCTGACGCTGAAGATTCCGGCATTGGCAGCATACCGAAGAAGACGAAAGAGGCAACTGCCGATGCCGATGGTTATCAGGCTTTCAAAATGCCATGGTCGATATCTTTGAGCACGGGCTTTAATATTACCGAAGATAGAGAAAGCCCTATCAATCGAAGGAATATGCGCTATCCATATAAAATCAACTTGAATGCGCTTAATATTAATGGTAATATTAAGTTGAGCAATAAGTGGGCGGTGAACTTTAACTCAGGTTATGATTTCAATGCAAAGTTGATAACAAATACGGTCTTTAATATAACGCGTGACTTGCACTGCTTTACGATGACTGCCAGCCTCGCTCCTTTTGGAATGTACAGATATTATAATTTCACCATTCGTGCTACCGCGCAGATTCTGCAAGACTTGAAATGGGAACAAAGAAGTCAGACGCAGACAAATGTTTCGTGGTATTAG
- the ung gene encoding uracil-DNA glycosylase, whose protein sequence is MNVQIEDSWKVRLQPEFEKDYFKHLTDFVRNEYGVCTIYPPGKLIFNAFNLCPFDKVKVVIIGQDPYHGPGQAHGLCFSVNDGVRFPPSLINIFKEIKDDIGTDTPATGNLTRWAEQGVLLLNATLTVRAHQAGSHQNRGWETFTDAAIRVLAEEKEHLVFILWGAYAQRKGAFIDRSKHLVLTSAHPSPLSAYNGFFGSKHFSKTNEYLKEHGEKEIFW, encoded by the coding sequence ATGAATGTTCAAATAGAAGATAGCTGGAAAGTCCGCTTACAACCTGAATTCGAAAAAGACTACTTCAAACACCTGACAGATTTCGTACGCAACGAATACGGAGTGTGTACCATATATCCGCCGGGAAAATTGATATTCAATGCATTCAACCTATGTCCTTTCGACAAAGTAAAAGTGGTGATCATTGGTCAAGACCCCTACCACGGTCCGGGACAAGCGCACGGTCTTTGCTTCTCCGTAAATGACGGTGTCCGCTTTCCGCCGTCTTTGATCAATATTTTTAAAGAGATAAAGGATGACATCGGCACCGACACTCCCGCCACCGGCAACCTGACACGCTGGGCAGAACAAGGCGTATTGCTTCTGAACGCCACCCTTACCGTCCGTGCCCATCAGGCCGGCTCTCATCAGAATCGCGGCTGGGAAACTTTCACGGATGCCGCTATACGGGTTCTTGCAGAAGAAAAAGAGCATCTTGTGTTCATTCTTTGGGGAGCTTATGCCCAACGTAAAGGAGCATTCATTGACCGAAGCAAGCATTTGGTATTGACCTCCGCACATCCTTCTCCTCTCTCTGCCTATAACGGATTCTTTGGAAGCAAGCACTTCAGCAAGACAAATGAATATCTAAAAGAACACGGAGAAAAAGAAATATTTTGGTAA
- the asnA gene encoding aspartate--ammonia ligase, which yields MSYLIKPKGYKPLLDLRQTELGIKQIKDFFQLNLSSELCLRRVTAPLFVLKGMGINDDLNGVERAVSFPIKDLKDAKAEVVHSLAKWKRLTLAEYHIEPGYGIYTDMNAIRADEELGNLHSLYVDQWDWERVITAENRNVEFLKEIVTRIYAAMVRTEYMVYETYPQINPCLPCPQKLHFIHAEELRQLYPHLEPKDREHAICKKFGAVFIIGIGCKLSDGKKHDGRAPDYDDYTTPGLNGLPGLNGDLLLWDNILQRSIELSSMGIRVDKETLLRQLKETNEEHRLELYFHKRLMENTLPLSIGGGIGQSRLCMFYLRKAHIGEIQASIWPEDMRQECKEHNIHLI from the coding sequence ATGAGTTATTTGATAAAACCGAAAGGGTACAAACCCTTATTAGACCTGAGACAAACGGAATTAGGAATCAAACAGATTAAAGATTTTTTCCAATTAAACCTTTCTTCCGAGCTATGCCTCCGTCGTGTAACAGCCCCTCTCTTCGTATTGAAAGGTATGGGAATCAACGACGACCTCAACGGTGTGGAACGTGCAGTTTCTTTCCCTATCAAAGATTTAAAAGACGCCAAGGCAGAAGTGGTACATTCTCTTGCCAAATGGAAGCGACTTACGCTTGCCGAATACCATATCGAACCCGGGTATGGCATCTATACAGACATGAACGCCATTCGCGCCGATGAAGAGTTGGGTAACCTCCATTCACTTTATGTGGATCAATGGGACTGGGAACGAGTCATCACCGCCGAAAATCGCAATGTGGAGTTTCTGAAAGAAATAGTAACCCGAATCTATGCCGCCATGGTGCGTACGGAATATATGGTTTATGAAACATACCCACAAATCAACCCCTGTCTCCCTTGTCCCCAGAAACTGCACTTCATCCATGCGGAAGAGCTCCGACAACTTTATCCGCACTTGGAGCCCAAAGATCGAGAACATGCCATTTGCAAAAAATTTGGAGCTGTATTTATTATTGGCATCGGCTGTAAACTCAGTGACGGGAAGAAACACGATGGACGCGCCCCTGACTACGATGACTACACCACTCCCGGCTTGAACGGCCTGCCCGGCCTGAATGGAGACCTATTGCTATGGGACAATATTCTACAACGCAGCATAGAACTTTCGTCCATGGGGATTCGCGTAGACAAAGAAACGTTGCTGCGCCAACTCAAAGAAACGAATGAAGAGCATCGTCTGGAGCTTTACTTTCACAAACGTCTAATGGAAAATACACTCCCGCTTTCCATCGGTGGCGGCATAGGCCAATCACGACTGTGCATGTTCTACCTTCGCAAAGCCCACATCGGAGAAATACAAGCCAGCATCTGGCCGGAAGATATGCGTCAGGAATGCAAAGAACATAACATACATTTGATTTAA
- a CDS encoding glycoside hydrolase family 26 protein, which produces MKKQKWAVMLLAASIFTACGSSKKEQTVNEENTLTRTPETERLLAGLKTISSKGIMFGHQDDTAYGIGWEGDEGRSDVKSVCGDYPAVIGFDLGELELGNVANLDKVPFEKIKKEIINQYRRGGMVSLSWHARNPKTGGDSWDVSDTAVVASVLPGGEHHAKFAAWLDGVAGFLNSLRTAEGTKVPVLFRPWHEHTGSWFWWGEKLCTPDQYKALWHMTVDSLQAKGVDNVLYAYSPGAEPKDTAQYLKRYPGDGRIDVIGFDTYQSGDREMYLDGMDRMLAVTDSIARTHGKVMAVTETGYEGIPDEKWWTGTLLPALEKYPVAYVLTWRNAREKVTHYYAPYPGQASAADFVEFCNSSGTLFASDVNLYQ; this is translated from the coding sequence ATGAAAAAACAGAAATGGGCAGTGATGCTTCTGGCGGCAAGTATATTCACCGCCTGCGGGTCTTCTAAAAAAGAACAGACTGTGAATGAGGAAAACACTCTTACACGTACGCCGGAGACGGAACGACTGTTGGCCGGCTTAAAAACAATCTCTTCGAAAGGCATCATGTTCGGCCATCAGGACGATACGGCCTACGGCATCGGCTGGGAGGGCGATGAAGGGCGCTCGGACGTGAAAAGCGTATGCGGCGATTATCCGGCCGTCATTGGTTTCGACCTGGGAGAGTTGGAACTTGGAAACGTAGCCAATCTGGATAAAGTCCCCTTCGAGAAAATCAAAAAGGAAATAATCAATCAATACCGGCGGGGCGGGATGGTATCGCTCAGCTGGCATGCGCGTAATCCGAAAACGGGAGGTGACTCTTGGGATGTGTCGGACACTGCGGTGGTGGCGTCCGTCTTGCCGGGCGGGGAGCATCACGCTAAGTTTGCCGCCTGGCTGGATGGAGTGGCCGGCTTCCTGAATTCACTGCGGACGGCCGAAGGAACGAAAGTGCCTGTGCTTTTCCGTCCCTGGCACGAGCATACCGGCAGCTGGTTCTGGTGGGGAGAGAAGCTGTGCACGCCCGACCAATACAAAGCCTTGTGGCACATGACGGTGGACAGCTTGCAGGCCAAAGGGGTGGACAATGTGCTTTATGCCTACTCGCCGGGCGCGGAACCTAAGGACACGGCGCAGTACTTGAAGCGCTATCCGGGTGACGGACGGATTGATGTCATCGGTTTTGACACGTACCAGTCCGGCGACCGTGAGATGTACTTGGACGGGATGGACAGAATGCTTGCCGTAACGGACAGCATTGCACGTACGCACGGCAAGGTGATGGCTGTGACCGAGACCGGCTATGAGGGCATTCCCGATGAGAAGTGGTGGACGGGCACTTTGCTCCCGGCATTGGAGAAGTATCCGGTGGCTTATGTGCTGACATGGCGCAATGCCCGCGAGAAGGTGACGCATTATTATGCTCCCTATCCGGGACAAGCATCGGCGGCGGACTTCGTGGAGTTCTGCAACAGCTCCGGAACATTATTTGCGTCAGACGTGAACCTGTATCAATAA